Proteins from a genomic interval of Schistocerca cancellata isolate TAMUIC-IGC-003103 chromosome 8, iqSchCanc2.1, whole genome shotgun sequence:
- the LOC126094814 gene encoding myogenesis-regulating glycosidase-like — protein MRALLLLSSLFVLMMTSAAADVSTRYDESTGRIVVSIERDGDNVDVESVAVLGYEGAPSICDNAGLDEDCFQFQESRIVVERSQRDGGVCYRFSASYDIPGIIVENCIPHNGSHLYGGPEQYNQNWPIESNVYSNYSYVTKQQDNVGIAERYWLFSDGRYVHAQPNMPLFINQNINDSVGWLCLAAEKAPPYSLERSGIVLNKTTCVFEDARQAHEDAVDRYLGRPSGIPDERMTTHPIWSTWARYKRDIDDSTVRQLAAEIVANGFNNSQLEIDDLWETCYGSLTFDTAKFPDVRKLTEDLHDLGFRVTLWVHPFVNLDCEPYHSQALASGYFVNNTEGSASTSWWNGEGSVIDFTNPEAAAWWANRLWALKNETGIDSFKFDAGETSWLPQLPDIEPLDLSPVQFTEDYLRTVSQFGSTIEVRVAERTQQLPVYVRMLDKDSRWGFDNGLPTLVTTLLQMNLVGYPFVLPDMVGGNGYGSDVLTKELFIRWLQANVFMPAIQFSYVPWDFDNETVEMSRELTALHAAYAPRIVDLMKKTVQDGTPVNLPIWWLDPTDATAQAINSEFLLGEELLVAPVLEEGAVSRDVYLPRGSWRDEADPQHPVVQGPVWLRDYSAPLSVLPYFTRLSED, from the exons ATGGTGACAATGTTGACGTCGAATCCGTCGCTGTCCTGGGATACGAGGGTGCTCCTAGTATATGTGACAATGCTGGACTCGATGAGGATTGTTTCCAGTTCCAAGAATCGAGAATTGTTGTTGAGCGTTCTCAGAGGGACGGAGGAGTGTGTTACAGATTTTCTGCGTCGTACGATATCCCAGGTATAATAGTAGAAAACTGCATTCCTCACAATGGTAGCCACCTATACGGCGGTCCGGAGCAGTATAATCAAAACTGGCCCATAGAGTCCAACGTGTACAGCAATTATTCGTACGTCACTAAACAGCAGGACAACGTCGGCATTGCCGAGCGGTATTGGCTTTTTTCGGACGGTAGATACGTCCACGCGCAACCAAATATGCCCCTCTTCATCAATCAGAACATCAACGACTCAGTAGGTTGGCTGTGTCTTGCCGCTGAGAAGGCACCGCCATACTCGCTGGAGCGATCCGGCATCGTCCTGAACAAGACGACGTGCGTGTTTGAAGACGCGAGGCAGGCCCACGAGGACGCTGTCGACAGGTACCTGGGCAGACCGTCTGGCATACCGGACGAGCGAATGACAACGCACCCTATTTGGTCAACGTGGGCGCGGTACAAGAGAGACATTGACGACTCTACGGTGAGGCAGCTGGCCGCGGAAATAGTCGCCAACGGCTTTAACAACAGCCAGCTCGAGATAGACGACCTGTGGGAAACCTGCTACGGGAGCTTGACGTTCGACACGGCCAAGTTCCCCGACGTGAGAAAACTCACAGAAGATCTGCACGACCTGGGTTTCCGCGTCACCCTGTGGGTCCACCCCTTCGTGAATCTCGACTGCGAGCCGTACCATTCTCAGGCCCTCGCCAGTGGATACTTCGTCAACAATACCGAAGGCAGCGCCAGTACCTCCTGGTGGAATGGCGAAGGCAGCGTCATCGACTTCACAAACCCTGAAGCGGCAGCCTGGTGGGCCAATAGGCTTTGG GCACTAAAAAACGAGACGGGGATCGACTCGTTCAAGTTTGACGCGGGTGAGACCAGCTGGCTGCCACAGCTGCCCGACATCGAACCCTTAGACCTGAGCCCGGTGCAGTTCACTGAAGACTACCTGAGGACGGTCTCGCAGTTCGGCTCCACGATAGAGGTGCGCGTAGCCGAGCGGACGCAGCAGCTGCCGGTCTACGTGCGCATGCTCGACAAGGACAGCAGGTGGGGCTTCGACAACGGGCTGCCGACGCTGGTGACGACGCTGCTGCAGATGAACCTGGTTGGCTACCCCTTCGTCCTGCCAGACATGGTGGGCGGCAACGGCTACGGCAGCGACGTGCTCACCAAGGAACTCTTCATACGCTGGCTGCAGGCCAACGTCTTCATGCCGGCCATTCAGTTCTCCTACGTGCCCTGGGACTTCGACAACGAG ACGGTGGAGATGAGCCGCGAGTTGACGGCGCTGCACGCAGCCTACGCGCCACGCATCGTCGACCTGATGAAGAAGACGGTGCAGGACGGCACGCCCGTCAACCTGCCCATCTGGTGGCTCGACCCGACGGACGCCACTGCGCAGGCCATCAACTCTG AGTTCCTGCTGGGTGAGGAGTTGCTGGTGGCGCCTGTGTTGGAGGAGGGCGCGGTGAGCCGCGACGTGTACCTGCCCAGGGGCAGCTGGAGGGACGAGGCGGACCCGCAGCACCCAGTGGTGCAGGGCCCCGTCTGGCTCCGCGACTACTCAGCTCCACTCAGCGTCCTGCCCTACTTCACCAGGCTCTCAGAGGACTGA